TATATTGGCGATAAATTATGGAATTTATCGGTTTAAAATCATAAATGTGGAATTATGAAACTTAGATACTCTTCAGGAAATGTTATTTCTCCTAAAGTACATGAAATTGGAGTTCTGGCAATTGGATCCCATCTAGAAAATCATGGTGCAGCATTACCTATTGATACTGATTCTAAAATTGCAGCCCACATCGCCCTTCAAGCATCTTTAAGAAGTGGTGCAAAATTCTTAGGGATATTATATGCTGCTACAGAATATGATTACATAAAACATGGTATCCATATAGATGCAGAAGAGTTGGCAATAAATCGTTTGCTTCCTACACTCAAAGCTGCAAAAAAATGTCTGAAAATCAAAAAAGTGGTTCTGGTCAATGGTCATGGAGGAAATATTCCGCTAATTGACTATTTAAGTGATATTGAAAAAAAATCAGAGCTTGAAATCATTTTTAATAATAAAATTGTAGAAATAGAAGGGCCACACGCTGGAACTGGTGAATTGTCAATGGGAGCTATTTTAGGTATTGTTGATGAATCCAAATTAGAAAAACATTGTAATTTCAGTGAATATCCAGAAGTAGGAATGGTTGGTTTTAAAAAGGCACGTGAGATTGATCAAGGGATAAATGCTGGTGCTGAGACAGTGGAAAATGAATGTGTTTGTATAGATATTGAATTAGGCATTAAATTACTGGAAACAGGAATTGAAGATGTAATCAACAATATTTATAAATTATTAGAGTAGTATTGGAGGATTCAAACTGAAAAATCCTTTAAAAATATTTATTATGATTATAATTTTAATTTAAGCAGTAAATGGTGTTTTATTGAACTTAACTGATTTACATAAACAAATAATGGATAAAATTGATATTTTAATCCCAATA
This portion of the Methanobacterium sp. genome encodes:
- the arfB gene encoding 2-amino-5-formylamino-6-ribosylaminopyrimidin-4(3H)-one 5'-monophosphate deformylase, with translation MMKLRYSSGNVISPKVHEIGVLAIGSHLENHGAALPIDTDSKIAAHIALQASLRSGAKFLGILYAATEYDYIKHGIHIDAEELAINRLLPTLKAAKKCLKIKKVVLVNGHGGNIPLIDYLSDIEKKSELEIIFNNKIVEIEGPHAGTGELSMGAILGIVDESKLEKHCNFSEYPEVGMVGFKKAREIDQGINAGAETVENECVCIDIELGIKLLETGIEDVINNIYKLLE